From the genome of Pseudomonas mohnii:
CATTGCCGAGCGTCTGACCCGTGCCGGGCATCAGGTGCAACTGGCGGTCAACGGCACCCATTGCGGGGAAAACCTGCCGCTGTACGTACGTGATCAAATGGCCGGCGAGCTGCACAAACTGGGGATTGCCATCACCCCTTACGCGCGTTTGTACGGCTGCGATGACAACACCGTCTACCTGCAACACACCGCCAGCGGCGAGCCGATGCTGATGGAAAACATCGACACCCTGGTGCTGTGCCAGGGCCATCAGCCGGTGGACACCCTGGGTGCCGAACTGCAGGGGCTGGTTGAGTTCCGGCGCATTGGTGACTGCCTGGCGCCGCGAACGGCCGAAGAAGCGATTTATGAGGGCCTGAAAGTCGCGTGGGAGCTTTGAGGCTGTTTATACTCCGGGGCTTTGACGCTAAATGACTGCTCTTTGCAGGCGCGAGCACGCTCGCGATGGACGCTGACGATGACGCGCGTTTTCTGGATAAACGCGGTGTCTTGACGTTCATCGCGAGCAGGCTCGCTCCTACAGGGGGCGGAGCGTAGCCACCGGCTCGGAATCGACCATGAGCAACAGCACCACCCCACAACCCGCCACCGGCAGCGCCGAACCGCATTTTCTCGGCACGCGGATTCGTGGCCTGCGCAAACGCCGGGGCATGACCCTGGCGGAGCTGGCGCAACAAAGCGAGCTGACCGCCGGCTACATCAGCCAGCTGGAGCGCAACCTTGCCTACCCGTCGATTCCGGCGTTGTTCAATATCGCCCGCAGCCTGGGGGTGACCATCCAGTGGTTCTTCGCCAGCGAAGCGGTCACCGCGCCCGAAGATGACGGCATTGTCGTGCGCAAGAACAGTCGCCTGAGCGTGCACTACGAGGACGGCATCATTGACCAGTTACTGACGCCACAGCCCAGTCAGCACCTGGAAATGCTGCATTCGCGCTTCCCTCCCGGCACCTACAGCCAGCAAAGCTACAGCCACGACGGCGAAGAAGCGGGTTACCTGCTCTCGGGGCGTTTCGAGTTATGGGTCGGCGAGCGCTACTTCCAGCTCAACGAAGGCGACAGTTTCAGCTTCTCCAGCCAGGAGCCGCACCGCTACGGCAACCCCGGGGACGTCGATGCGGTGGTGATCTGGGTGATTACCCCGCCGACCTTCTAACGACGCCCGCGGCCACCCGGCTGCGCGACACTCACACGCTTGAGGGTGTCGCTCGGCAACTCCTTGAACAGCGCGCGATAGCTGCTGGAAAACCGCCCCAGATGCCAGAACGACCAGTGCATCGCCACTTCGGCGACGGTGGTTTGCGACGGCGTGCTGATCAGCAACTCCCGGCGGGCGCTGTTGAGGCGACGCAGGCGCAGCCATTGGGTCGGCGCCATGCCGGTGAACGTCTTGAACGCGTGCTGCAACTGGCGCAGTGAAACCCCCGCAACCTGGGACAGCTCAAGCAGATTGAGGTGTTCTTCCGGGGTATCCGCCGCCCATTCCCCTACCCGCTTCATGATCGCCCGCTCCCCCGCCCGGCGCTGCAAGGCGCCCTGGTCCAGGCACACGCAAGCGTTGTCGAGGATGAACAGGCAATCGTCAAGCAACTGCTGGGTCAGCGCCTCGCGGCTCGGCGGGTCGAAGGTCTGCGACAAGCGCGTCAGGGTGCCGCTGAGCCAGCGACTGAACAGCGCATTCTGCTGCGAATTGAGGGGTGCCATGAACAGCCCTTCGAGCCTGGCCACATCCAGCGCGTGGCGCTGCACGAACTCCGGCCCGAACACCACGGCGATTTCCTGGTAGTTCTCGGGGGTGATCCAGATGTTGCGGCTTTCACCATTGAGCACATACAGCGCGTTGTCGCTGCGATCGAAGCAGAACGCCAGCGAGCCTTGCGGCGCACTGAAATTCTGCTCGACCCGGGTGTTCATGTGTTCCTCGTAAATCTCCACGCCTTGCAGGTCGAGATAGCGCACCAGACCGGCGAAATGCCCCGGCGACATCTGTTGGTAATGCTGGACCCAACCGGGTGTGGCGCGGATTTGCTCGGCCACGTCGGCGGTGTTGAACGCTTGAACCTGTAACGGATTAAACACTGTCGTAGGGGCTGTCATGGTTGACCTGGCGCACTCTTTTGGTGCGCTTTGTGCTGCTTAAAGTGGATAGATGGAACGGCGAGGCTCGCCCAAGATAGTCGTCAACGCGCTACAGGGGAAGTGTCCGAAAGATGAAATCGGCTTCTCCTGGCGTTAATAAAACCAATAACGAGGTCTTTATGAATGTCCCTTTCGATCAGCTGTTCACTTGGCTGAAAGATCACAAGATTACCGAAGTCGAGTGCGTCGTCAGTGACCTGACCGGCATTGCACGCGGCAAAATCGCACCCACCAACAAGTTCCTGCATGAGCGAGGCATGCGCCTGCCGGAAAGTGTGCTGTTGCAAACGGTAACCGGGGACTTTGTCGACGACGACATCTACTACGACCTGCTCGACCCGGCCGATATCGACATGGTCTGCAAGCCGGTGTCCGACGCGGTGTACGTCGTGCCATGGGCCATCGAACCGACCGCCATCGTGATTCACGACACCTTCGACAAGTTCGGCAACCCGATCGAACTGTCGCCACGCAACGTGCTGAAGAAAGTCCTGCAGCTGTACACCGACAAGGGCTGGAAGCCGATCGTCGCGCCGGAAATGGAGTTCTACCTGACCCTGCGCTGCGAAGACCCGGACTTGCCACTCAAGGCACCGATGGGCCGCTCGGGACGCGCCGAAAGTGGTCGCCAGTCGTTCTCCATCGATGCCGCCAACGAATTCGACCCGTTGTTCGAAGACGTCTACGACTGGTGCGAATTGCAAGGACTGGACCTCGATACGCTGATCCACGAGGACGGCCCGGCGCAGATGGAAATCAACTTCCGTCACGGTGACGCCCTGGACCTGGCCGACCAGATCACGGTGTTCAAACGCACCCTGCGCGAAGCCGCGCTCAAGCACAACGTGGCGGCAACCTTCATGGCCAAGCCAATTGGCGATGAACCCGGCAGTGCCATGCACATTCACCAGAGCGTGGTGGAAATTGCCA
Proteins encoded in this window:
- a CDS encoding helix-turn-helix domain-containing protein produces the protein MTAPTTVFNPLQVQAFNTADVAEQIRATPGWVQHYQQMSPGHFAGLVRYLDLQGVEIYEEHMNTRVEQNFSAPQGSLAFCFDRSDNALYVLNGESRNIWITPENYQEIAVVFGPEFVQRHALDVARLEGLFMAPLNSQQNALFSRWLSGTLTRLSQTFDPPSREALTQQLLDDCLFILDNACVCLDQGALQRRAGERAIMKRVGEWAADTPEEHLNLLELSQVAGVSLRQLQHAFKTFTGMAPTQWLRLRRLNSARRELLISTPSQTTVAEVAMHWSFWHLGRFSSSYRALFKELPSDTLKRVSVAQPGGRGRR
- a CDS encoding glutamine synthetase family protein, with the translated sequence MNVPFDQLFTWLKDHKITEVECVVSDLTGIARGKIAPTNKFLHERGMRLPESVLLQTVTGDFVDDDIYYDLLDPADIDMVCKPVSDAVYVVPWAIEPTAIVIHDTFDKFGNPIELSPRNVLKKVLQLYTDKGWKPIVAPEMEFYLTLRCEDPDLPLKAPMGRSGRAESGRQSFSIDAANEFDPLFEDVYDWCELQGLDLDTLIHEDGPAQMEINFRHGDALDLADQITVFKRTLREAALKHNVAATFMAKPIGDEPGSAMHIHQSVVEIATGKPIFADENGNMSELFLHHIGGLQKYIPKVLPMFAPNVNSFRRFLPDTSAPVNVEWGEENRTVGLRVPTSSPEAMRVENRLPGADANPYLAIAASLLCGFLGMVEGVEPSAGVQGRAYERRNLRLPITIEEALSQMEECETVGRYLGSKFVRGYVAVKRAEHENFKRVISSWEREFLMLSV
- a CDS encoding helix-turn-helix domain-containing protein, which encodes MSNSTTPQPATGSAEPHFLGTRIRGLRKRRGMTLAELAQQSELTAGYISQLERNLAYPSIPALFNIARSLGVTIQWFFASEAVTAPEDDGIVVRKNSRLSVHYEDGIIDQLLTPQPSQHLEMLHSRFPPGTYSQQSYSHDGEEAGYLLSGRFELWVGERYFQLNEGDSFSFSSQEPHRYGNPGDVDAVVIWVITPPTF